One part of the Plasmodium berghei ANKA genome assembly, chromosome: 2 genome encodes these proteins:
- a CDS encoding heat shock protein, putative — protein sequence MQMGNNIYQKDHPPNGFIPYVKLFLFFYIIYIQKYTKRVINEKNAYENILGNVSDLRPQRLLTEYVRGKTNIFQRLHNEDYYDILGVTKSADIDQITKSYKKLAIKWHPDKHTDKDDKLYAEEMFKSISSAYSVLSDEHLRKIYDTHGIEGIKGSVESYKPFYYTEYFNKIINPLKNFSFVTLLNDKYHKLSNFLHSAEYKPFSSLKTRTGNNNPGLREITLELTLEELYQGCKKEYKIVKNVYVGLTNFQIDKTLVIDIKPGLEDNALIMFHMEGDQVSPSTPPGNIIFKIFTKKHDTFIRRGNNLIYKHYITLEQALKGFNFSIKSLDNKDIIINVDNIVSPNSKMIIPNEGMPYMDNPNHKGDLIIEFIHIYPETMTEAEKIALRDIINSTNDKNTSY from the exons ATGCAAATgggaaataatatatatcagaAAGATCATCCGCCAAATGGCTTTATTCCATATgttaaattgtttttatttttttatataatttatatacaaaaatatactaaaagg gttatcaatgaaaaaaatgcatatgaGAATATCCTTGGAAATGTATCAGACCTAAGACCCCAAAGACTATTAACAGAATATGTTAGGGGGAAAACTAATATCTTTCAAAGATTACATAATGAG gattattatgatattttAGGGGTTACAAAAAGTGCAGATATTGATCAAATAACAAAatcttataaaaaattagcCATAAAATGGCATCCTGATAAGCATACTGATAAGGATGATAAACTATATGCTGAAGAAATGTTTAAGAGTATTTCAAGCGCATATTCCGTGTTATCCGATGAACATCTAAGGAAAATTTATGATACACATGGCATTGAGGGAATAAAAGGAAGTGTAGAAAGTTACAAACCATTTTATTACACCGAATAtttcaataaaattataaatccATTGAAAAACTTTTCGTTTGTGACATTGCTTAATGATAAGTATCACAAATTATCTAATTTCCTACATAGTGCCGAATATAAACCGTTTTCTTCTTTAAAAACTAGAA caggaaataataatccAGGTTTACGTGAAATAACGCTTGAGTTAACATTAGAAGAGTTATATCAAGGATGCAAAAaggaatataaaattgtcaAAAATGTATATGTTGGACTAACAAATTTTCAAATCGATAAAACCCTTGTAATTGATATTAAACCTGGATTGGAAGATAACGCTTTGATTATGTTTCATATGGAGGGCGATCAAGTATCTCCTTCAACACCACCAgggaatattattttcaagatttttacaaaaaaacatGATACCTTTATCAGAAGAGGTAACaatttgatatataaaCACTATATAACCTTAGAACAAGCTTTAAAAggctttaatttttctataaaatCATTGgataataaagatataattataaatgtaGATAATATTGTTAGCCCTAACTCAAAAATGATCATACCGAATGAAGGAATGCCATATATGGACAATCCAAATCATAAAGGAGATTTAATAATTgaatttatacatatatatccCGAAACAATGACTGAAGCAGAAAAAATAGCCTTAAGGGACATTATTAATAGTacaaatgataaaaatacatcttattaa
- a CDS encoding fam-a protein, with product MNKGYIKIALALLSLAGYMQNVSFATEHVADVASDANPNRQKTIFEKYRDFVCHDIYEISAAIYHANDASALLLKLSETGTDDYSTYSQENEHKTIYFKKIGNMDIGRFHLTIPSASKYSDVIDKIWDFNHTQKYDYKFIKGDLVRIYSKYLIIFEKLNIDPNYAPPIKKYVLAAKVKQSNDTTVILCPSRVLNYLGEFDDEPNMKEILKNTQSIETDIDPEEALIKLGTNIAGFVVKKRDDNVQVIYINAIYDGGNSTEYADDKRERNRAYVNILRLEQRI from the exons atgaataaaggATATATTAAGATTGCTTTGGCACTTTTAAGCCTCGCAGGATATATGCAAAATGTATCATTTGCAACCGAACATGTTGCAGATGTTGCTAGCGATGCCAACCCCAATCGCCAAAAAACAAT ATTTGAGAAATACAGAGACTTTGTATGTCATGACATTTATGAAATTTCAGCAGCAATATATCATGCAAACGATGCTTCAGCACTTTTACTAAAACTTTCTGAGACAGGTACAGACGATTATTCGACCTATTCTCAAGAAAATGAACAcaaaactatatattttaagaagATTGGAAATATGGATATTGGAAGATTTCATCTTACAATCCCATCTGCCTCTAAG tACTCTGACGTAATAGATAAAATATGGGATTTCAATCATACACAAAAATACGATTACAAGTTTATTAAGg GAGATCTTGTTCGTATATACTCCAAATATTTAATCATCTTTGAAAAGCTTAACATAGATCCTAACTATGCACCCcccataaaaaaatatgttttagCTGCAAAAGTTAAA cAATCAAATGACACAACTGTAATTCTTTGCCCTTCAAGAGTTCTAAATTATCTCGGTGAATTCGATGATGAACCTAATatgaaagaaatattaaaaaatacacaatCAATCGAAACTGACATTGATCCTGAGGAAGCATTAATCAAATTGGGTACTAACATAGCCGGATTTGTAGTTAAAAAACGCGACGATAACGTTCaagttatttatatcaacGCT aTTTATGATGGTGGCAATTCTACCGAATATGCCGACGATAAAAGAGAGAGAAATCGCgcatatgtaaatatactAAGGTTAGAACAACGCATTTGA
- a CDS encoding BIR protein, translated as MNKDVCSNFIYLMTNFPDQLDSDGKYKIEDDQHFKQYCSNQNCVNELEKINAGCLYLFDEFFKNSSVFKSVAKSNIDIVEYIIIWLNYMLNLKKNNDGSDSLTYFYTTNINNDKYTNIIGGVDAYSSYKDLIDKTNMMNMDIKDISKFYAPFKLLCEIYNEFDDDNKNCTCLEKANQFVKKYQELDGDSNNTEGTSYNKILSTLSTDYNNLKNKCNDTLSFPSIETAQNTTKITEQTVQNSAQTSEVASLSSSIGNKLIPILSIFGAIAFFLGIGYKYSLFGFRKRSQKRHLREKLKQ; from the exons ATGAATAAGGATGTg TGTAGCAACTTCATTTATCTAATGACGAATTTTCCCGATCAATTGGACAGTGATGGAAAGTATAAAATTGAAGATGATCAACATTTCAAACAGTATTGTAGTAATCAAAATTGTGTCAATGAGCtcgaaaaaattaatgctgggtgtttatatttgtttgatGAATTCTTTAAGAATTCTTCTGTGTTTAAGTCTGTTGCAAAAAGTAACATCGATATTGTTGAATACATTATAATATGgttaaattatatgttaaacctaaagaaaaataatgacGGAAGCGACAGTTtaacttatttttatactacaaatataaacaatgaTAAGTATACTAATATTATAGGTGGTGTTGATGCTTATAGTAGTTATAAGGATCTTATagataaaacaaatatgatgaatatggatattaaagatatatctaaattttatgctccatttaaattattatgtgaaatttataatgaatttgatgatgacaataaaaattgcaCATGTTTGGAAAAAGCTAATcaatttgttaaaaaatatcaagAACTTGATGGAGACTCTAATAATACTGAAGGCACTTCctacaataaaatattgtcTACATTATCAActgattataataatttaaaaaataaatgtaatgATACCTTATCCTTTCCATCGATAGAAACAGCACAAAATACTACAAAAATTACTGAACAAACTGTACAAAATTCTGCACAAACATCTGAAGTTGCATCATTAAGTTCGTCGATAGGAAACAAATTAATTCCAATTTTATCGATATTTGGTGCAatagcattttttttaggaaTTGGATATaag tattcGTTATTTGGATTTCGGAAACGATCTCAAAAACGACATTTAAGAGAAAAGCTAAAACaataa
- a CDS encoding fam-b protein, giving the protein MRVSILKCVLFSIIICFFEYAKNELYFVNDRGIYLERNVINFRNNRILADADNEFDLNGFYESTLSLASQLGDYVECNKEIEHLRNIIDSHIKKHKESNTSLDFKNVDSKTKKIINELRKELEEVKKDLDNKRNDELAIQPILDKKITKKDENSSVPEYEKFRQLENNENNKIASSNCYMKSKFPKKTKKEENKFILSYLIFIAVAVSVSITGLPSLFILLIPSGFSIFFFIWRLIKSERKLEKISK; this is encoded by the exons ATGAGAGTCagtattttaaaatgtgttcttttttcaattattatttgtttttttgaatatgcCAAAAAT GAATTATACTTTGTAAACGATAGAGGGATATACCTTGAAAGGAATGTAATAAACTTTAGAAATAATAGGATATTAGCAGATGCAGATAACGAATTTGATTTAAATGGATTTTATGAATCAACTTTGAGTCTTGCAAGTCAACTTGGTGATTATGTTGAATGTAACAAAGAAATAGAACACCTTCGAAATATTATAGATTCACATATAAAGAAGCATAAAGAAAGTAACACATCACTTGATTTCAAAAATGTAGATAGtaagacaaaaaaaataattaatgaGCTTCGAAAAGAATTAGAAGAAGTAAAAAAAGATcttgataataaaagaaatgatGAATTAGCAATACAACCAATACtggataaaaaaataacaaaaaaagatgaaaatagtTCTGTACCAGAGtatgaaaaatttagacaattggaaaataatgaaaataataaaattgcaTCAAGTAATTGTTATATGAAATCAAAATTTCctaaaaaaactaaaaaagaagaaaacaAATTCATTTTGTCGTATTTGATATTTATAGCAGTTGCTGTTTCAGTATCAATAACAGGGTTGCCGAgcttatttatattactcATACCGTCTGgattttccatattttttttcatttggAGGCTTATTAAAAGTGAACgtaaattagaaaaaatatcaaaataa
- a CDS encoding BIR protein — protein MTLKVCKAFKDIEEYLPDNFSFEKNHTDTEIYNAYCPISKETGKGKCGTIGQVVSAVTTLLINNLITGDEYIESENENNEYITYIILWLSDKMKLIKTWEYGSVSDFDTTFIKDGEYYKEHIDQIKKKENIMNVKIDEMHELYELLNDLCNVITKYTNDSSNCSDCSNFTSNWEEKSNKLVNKKIKVFEDEYYCDVLLTLKNAYEKFKRDNNIQNKLPKIKEIEEINNCKKLCKEATKSWRIKSVDFQQIKEKKNIEKSKDNSRYIDVAKNKFETYSSFFSIIFTNIGNNLYEKVFPALTNVYGKFINFTDNTISYVNEQLKKAIEAYTFNNDVPEETDPGGDQLSSQETPSEASSPSSSTKQTRTSELPQKSSEKKNYDQKNEEGSKKTMPSLVIKHENSVTEVKLNGATGIDDNPLNLYKKIGISIIMLLIPIALAIMYKYFPFGWRKELKKKKNMKKVINMFGVNEATKRVINPTNRKNKVQIIINLSKKKQDKKFTNSSTQKKQDKKFTYSSTQKKQNKQFINSIYWEKYPLLNIYKLMEADAVPFIILYLLFIFYVYKRKDDSLE, from the exons ATGACTCTCAAAGTG TGTAAAGCATTTAAGGACATTGAGGAATATTTGCctgataatttttctttcgAGAAGAATCATACCGATACTGAAATATACAATGCTTATTGTCCTATTAGCAAGGAAACAGGGAAAGGAAAATGTGGAACAATTGGTCAAGTAGTTAGCGCTGTTACtacattattaattaataatttaatcaCCGGAGatgaatatatagaatctgaaaatgaaaataacgAATATATCACGTATATTATTCTATGGTTAAGtgataaaatgaaattaattaaaacatGGGAATACGGAAGCGTATCAGATTTTGATACCACGTTTATAAAAGATGGTGAATATTACAAAGAGCATATTGAtcaaatcaaaaaaaaagaaaacataATGAATGTTAAAATTGATGAAATGCATGAACTTTATGAGTTACTTAATGATCTGTGTAATGTAATTACTAAATATACCAACGATTCTTCAAATTGCTCCGATTGTTCAAATTTTACTAGTAATTGGGAAGAAAAATCCAATAAacttgttaataaaaaaattaaggtTTTTGAAGATGAGTATTATTGTGATGTGTTGTTgactttaaaaaatgcttatgagaaatttaaaagagataataatattcaaaataaacttccaaaaattaaagagatagaagaaataaataactgTAAGAAATTATGTAAAGAAGCAACAAAATCATGGAGAATTAAAAGTGTGGATTTCCAACAAattaaggaaaaaaaaaatattgagaAAAGCAAAGATAACTCGAGATATATAGATGTtgctaaaaataaatttgaaacGTATAGTTCATTTTTtagtattatatttactaaTATTGGCAATAACTTATATGAAAAGGTGTTTCCAGCGCTAACAAATGTTTACggtaaatttataaattttactGATAACACGATTAGTTATGTGAATGAGCAACTTAAAAAAGCAATAGAAGCTTATACATTCAATAACGATGTACCTGAGGAAACAGACCCAGGAGGTGACCAATTATCATCTCAAGAAACTCCATCTGAAGCTTCATCACCATCAAGTTCTACGAAACAAACTAGAACATCAGAATTGCCTCAGAAATCatctgaaaaaaaaaattatgatcaAAAGAATGAAGAAGGttctaaaaaaacaatGCCAAGTTTAGTGATTAAACATGAAAATTCAGTAACCGaagtaaaattaaatgGAGCAACAGGAATAGATGACAATCCACTCAACTTATACAAGAAAATTGGAATTTCAATTATAATGCTTTTAATACCCATTGCTTTAGCTATTATGTACAag TATTTTCCATTTGGATGGAGAAAGGaattgaagaaaaaaaaaaacatgaaaaaggttataaatatgtttggTGTAAATGAAGCGACAAAAAGAGTTATAAACCCAACTAATCGAAAAAACAAAGtgcaaataattataaatttatctaaaaaaaaacaggaCAAAAAGTTTACAAATTCATCtactcaaaaaaaacaggACAAAAAGTTTACATATTCATCTACTCAAAAAAAGCAGAATAAACAGTTTATAAATTCCATTTATTGGGAAAAATATccattattaaatatatataaacttaTGGAGGCCGATGCTGTaccatttattattttgtatttgttatttattttttatgtttataaaagaaaagacGATTCTttagaa